A genomic region of Bacteroidales bacterium contains the following coding sequences:
- a CDS encoding 1-deoxy-D-xylulose-5-phosphate synthase → MAHYPLLERIFYPDDLKKLTPEELIQVCHELREFIIDIVCENPGHLGANLGTVELTVALHYVFDVPHDKIIWDVGHQAYGHKILTGRREVFHTNRKYGGISGFPRRDESPYDVFGTGHSSTSISAALGIAMGLRYNSRDEANVIAVIGDGSLTGGMAFEGLNNAGTLHPNMLVILNDNNMSIDPNVGALKDYLLDITTSKTYNRFRDEVWDMLGKLGRMAPFARQYVQKIEASLKALFLKQSNLFEALNFRYFGPVDGHDVVHLTEVLQDLKTIKGPKLLHVLTKKGKGFPRAEENQTAFHSPGRFDRKTGEFLSAKGTEAEPPRYQDVFGLTLLELMEQNSKVIGITPAMPTGCSMNIAMEQFPDRVYDVGIAEQHAVTFSAGLATQGLIPFCNIYSTFMQRAYDQVIHDVAIQNLPVVLCLDRAGLVGDDGATHHGAFDLAYLRCIPNVIVAAPMDEIELRNLMYTAQLQPQGPFAIRYPRGKGVHAHWRGAFQEIPIGKGRIIEEAEGLAVLSLGHPGNFVREAARKLSEEGIHFSHYDLRFLKPLDKELLRHIFQRHKRIITVEDGVLAGGFGSAVLEFMADEGITAQVIRLGIPDRFIEHGTQPELWKECGYDADSIAAVIKKMLIGKILQKVS, encoded by the coding sequence ATGGCTCATTATCCTTTACTGGAGAGAATTTTTTACCCGGATGATCTGAAAAAACTTACTCCTGAAGAATTAATTCAGGTATGTCATGAGTTGCGTGAATTCATCATCGATATTGTCTGTGAGAATCCGGGCCATCTGGGAGCCAACCTGGGGACGGTAGAACTTACGGTTGCCCTGCACTATGTTTTTGATGTTCCTCACGACAAAATTATCTGGGATGTTGGTCATCAGGCATACGGGCATAAGATTCTCACCGGACGAAGGGAAGTTTTCCATACCAACCGCAAGTATGGGGGTATCAGTGGGTTTCCCAGGCGGGATGAAAGTCCGTATGATGTTTTTGGTACCGGGCACTCATCAACTTCCATATCGGCCGCTTTAGGGATTGCCATGGGGCTCAGGTACAACAGCCGGGACGAAGCCAATGTCATTGCAGTAATAGGAGATGGAAGTCTTACAGGAGGCATGGCCTTTGAAGGATTGAACAATGCAGGCACTCTGCATCCCAACATGCTGGTCATTCTCAACGACAACAACATGTCCATTGATCCCAACGTGGGTGCCCTGAAAGACTATCTGCTTGATATTACGACATCGAAAACATACAACAGGTTCCGGGATGAGGTGTGGGACATGCTGGGAAAACTGGGTCGCATGGCTCCGTTTGCCCGACAGTATGTTCAGAAGATTGAAGCATCACTGAAGGCCCTTTTTCTCAAACAGAGCAATCTTTTTGAAGCATTGAATTTTCGTTATTTCGGTCCTGTTGACGGGCATGATGTTGTTCATCTTACTGAAGTTCTGCAGGACCTGAAAACTATTAAAGGGCCTAAACTTCTGCATGTACTTACAAAGAAAGGAAAGGGATTTCCCAGGGCAGAAGAGAACCAAACGGCTTTTCATTCACCCGGCCGTTTTGACAGGAAGACAGGTGAATTTCTTTCTGCGAAAGGTACCGAAGCGGAACCTCCCCGGTATCAGGATGTATTCGGGCTTACTCTTCTTGAGCTGATGGAACAAAACAGCAAAGTGATCGGGATAACGCCTGCTATGCCAACAGGCTGTTCCATGAATATTGCCATGGAACAATTCCCTGACCGTGTATATGATGTGGGCATAGCCGAGCAGCATGCTGTAACCTTTTCTGCCGGTTTAGCCACACAGGGGCTTATCCCCTTCTGCAACATCTATTCAACTTTTATGCAGAGAGCCTATGATCAGGTGATTCATGATGTTGCCATTCAGAATCTTCCCGTTGTTTTATGCCTTGACCGGGCCGGGCTCGTAGGAGACGATGGTGCCACCCACCACGGTGCCTTTGATCTGGCTTATTTGCGATGCATTCCCAATGTGATTGTTGCGGCTCCGATGGATGAAATTGAATTGCGGAACCTGATGTATACGGCACAGCTTCAACCCCAGGGTCCATTTGCTATACGCTACCCGAGAGGGAAAGGAGTTCACGCCCACTGGCGGGGAGCCTTTCAGGAAATACCAATAGGGAAGGGACGGATTATTGAAGAAGCAGAAGGACTGGCAGTGCTCTCCCTCGGGCATCCGGGGAATTTTGTGCGGGAGGCCGCCCGGAAGCTGTCGGAAGAAGGGATTCATTTTTCCCATTATGATCTCCGTTTCCTTAAGCCGCTTGACAAGGAACTTTTGCGGCATATTTTTCAACGGCATAAACGGATAATTACTGTTGAAGACGGTGTCCTTGCGGGAGGTTTCGGAAGTGCTGTACTTGAATTTATGGCCGATGAAGGAATAACAGCGCAGGTAATACGTCTGGGAATCCCTGACCGTTTTATTGAGCATGGCACTCAGCCTGAATTATGGAAGGAATGCGGGTACGATGCCGATAGTATTGCTGCTGTTATTAAAAAGATGCTCATAGGAAAAATCCTGCAGAAAGTAAGCTGA
- a CDS encoding OmpA family protein, protein MKRQHIVLLIIALFSLGSCVTMKKFNDLEKKCTTETEQLKQENEQLSVQARELKFKVQQMEEKIRSLASDSADLMQQLEMLRKNYNQLDRAYNELQAAQEELLKGNERETARLLKKLQASQEELTDRENRLKTLERDLQEKKMILDRMAVELDQRNARMKELETILYRKDSTVKALKNKVSDALLGFEKEGLSVNIRNGKVYVSLEEKLLFQSGSTEVDPRGIAALKRLAKVLEQNPDINITIEGHTDDVPVIPSASIRDNWDLSVKRATAIVRILLDGTKIDPRRLTASGRGEFMPVDPAKTKEARQKNRRTEIIL, encoded by the coding sequence ATGAAAAGACAGCATATTGTATTACTGATTATTGCATTATTTTCTCTCGGATCGTGCGTGACCATGAAAAAATTTAACGATCTGGAAAAAAAATGTACGACCGAAACGGAACAACTCAAGCAGGAAAACGAGCAATTATCAGTACAGGCCCGTGAACTGAAGTTTAAAGTTCAGCAGATGGAAGAAAAAATCAGGTCTCTGGCATCTGACAGCGCCGATCTGATGCAGCAGCTTGAAATGCTAAGAAAAAACTACAACCAGCTGGACCGTGCCTATAACGAACTGCAGGCAGCACAGGAAGAACTTCTGAAAGGAAATGAACGGGAAACAGCCCGTCTGCTGAAAAAGCTGCAGGCTTCGCAGGAAGAACTGACTGACAGGGAAAACAGGCTGAAAACGCTCGAACGCGATCTTCAGGAAAAGAAAATGATTCTTGACCGCATGGCCGTGGAACTCGATCAGAGAAACGCCCGGATGAAAGAACTCGAGACCATTCTTTACCGTAAAGATTCAACCGTCAAGGCGTTGAAAAACAAGGTCAGCGATGCCCTTCTCGGATTTGAAAAAGAAGGCCTTTCAGTTAATATCCGCAACGGGAAAGTATATGTCTCGCTCGAGGAAAAACTGTTGTTTCAAAGCGGCAGTACAGAGGTTGACCCCCGCGGTATAGCAGCGCTGAAAAGACTGGCAAAGGTACTGGAGCAAAATCCCGATATCAATATAACCATCGAAGGCCATACAGATGATGTTCCGGTCATACCCTCTGCCTCCATACGCGATAACTGGGACCTCAGCGTAAAGCGGGCTACAGCTATTGTGCGAATATTACTGGATGGTACAAAAATTGATCCCCGTCGCCTCACTGCCAGCGGCAGAGGAGAATTTATGCCCGTCGATCCGGCCAAAACCAAAGAGGCCCGGCAAAAAAACCGTCGTACCGAAATCATTCT